Proteins encoded by one window of Glycine soja cultivar W05 chromosome 15, ASM419377v2, whole genome shotgun sequence:
- the LOC114387124 gene encoding momilactone A synthase-like, whose protein sequence is MASVSSVSAPFRRLEGKVAIITGGASGLGAATARLFSKHGAHVVIADIQDDLGLSVAKELESASYVHCDVTNENDVENCVNTAVSKYGKLDIMFNNAGIIDEIKTSIVDNSKSDFERVIGVNLVGPFLGTKHAARVMIPAKKGCIINTASVAGCIGGGATHAYTSSKHALIGLTKNTAVELGQHGIRVNCLSPYLVVTPLSKKYFNIDEDKIREIYSNLKGAHLVPNDVAEAALYLAGDESKYVSGHNLVIDGGYTDVNAGFTVFGQSQ, encoded by the exons ATGGCTAGTGTTTCTTCGGTTTCAGCTCCATTTAGAAG GCTTGAGGGGAAGGTGGCGATTATCACTGGTGGTGCGAGTGGTCTAGGTGCAGCCACTGCAAGACTCTTCTCTAAGCATGGAGCACATGTAGTCATAGCTGATATTCAAGACGACTTGGGTCTCTCTGTTGCCAAAGAGTTAGAATCCGCTTCCTATGTCCATTGCGATGTCACAAACGAAAACGACGTTGAAAACTGTGTGAACACAGCGGTTTCCAAGTATGGCAAACTCGATATCATGTTTAATAATGCTGGCATAATTGATGAGATCAAAACAAGCATAGTTGACAACAGCAAGTCTGATTTTGAGAGAGTGATAGGTGTTAACTTGGTTGGTCCTTTTCTGGGAACAAAGCATGCTGCAAGGGTCATGATTCCTGCTAAAAAGGGATGCATAATCAACACAGCTAGTGTTGCTGGATGCATAGGTGGAGGTGCTACACATGCCTACACAAGTTCAAAGCACGCACTAATTGGGCTGACAAAAAACACTGCGGTGGAGCTTGGACAACATGGTATTAGGGTAAATTGTTTGTCTCCTTATCTTGTTGTCACACCATTAAGTAAGAAATATTTCAATATTGATGAAGACAAAATTCGTGAGATAtattcaaacctaaaaggtGCTCATCTTGTGCCTAACGATGTGGCCGAAGCTGCTCTTTACTTGGCAGGTGATGAGTCCAAGTATGTTAGTGGTCACAATCTTGTGATAGATGGAGGGTACACTGATGTAAATGCAGGATTTACCGTGTTTGGGCAGTCTCAGTAA
- the LOC114386078 gene encoding uncharacterized protein LOC114386078 gives MGIFGENGWEWKFSWRRHLFDSELGEATAFIDQTSAISPVADLKDDWVWGAQPTEMFSTNSAYNCLRSEQPLHQPNSGFRQLWEIKIPPAALSFAWRLLWDRLPSKDNLISRQIVLQNDLCPFCQSQVESASHLFFTCYKVMPLWWEFNSWVKEDRVLHSKPMDNFLQHCSLAGSRNSNRRRKIWWIAATKSIWSLRNDMVFNNQSFDISKLMDRSIYLTWSWLRGWEKDFTVPFHQWSSYMSLSFI, from the coding sequence ATGGGGATTTTTGGAGAAAATGGCTGGGAGTGGAAATTTTCTTGGAGAAGACATCTTTTTGATAGTGAATTGGGGGAAGCCACAGCTTTTATCGACCAGACCTCAGCTATAAGTCCTGTTGCAGACTTGAAGGATGACTGGGTGTGGGGAGCTCAACCAACGGAAATGTTCTCTACAAATTCTGCTTACAACTGTCTCAGATCTGAGCAGCCTCTCCATCAGCCAAACAGTGGCTTTAGACAGCTATGGGAAATCAAAATCCCCCCTGCAGCTTTATCCTTTGCCTGGAGATTACTCTGGGATAGGCTTCCTTCTAAGGATAATTTAATCAGTAGACAGATTGTCCTCCAAAACGATCTATGCCCTTTCTGCCAAAGCCAAGTGGAATCTGCTTCTCACCTTTTCTTCACTTGTTATAAAGTTATGCCATTATGGTGGGAATTCAACTCATGGGTGAAGGAAGATAGAGTTTTGCACAGCAAGCCTATGGACAACTTTCTTCAGCATTGTTCATTGGCTGGATCGAGGAATTCTAACAGAAGGAGGAAGATTTGGTGGATTGCAGCTACCAAATCCATTTGGAGCCTTAGAAACGACATGGTTTTCAACAACCAGTCTTTTGACATATCTAAATTGATGGACAGATCTATTTATCTCACTTGGTCTTGGTTGAGGGGATGGGAAAAGGATTTTACTGTTCCTTTTCACCAATGGTCCTCTTATATGTCTTTGTCATTCATTTAA